A stretch of the Alnus glutinosa chromosome 6, dhAlnGlut1.1, whole genome shotgun sequence genome encodes the following:
- the LOC133871375 gene encoding cellulose synthase A catalytic subunit 1 [UDP-forming]-like has protein sequence MEANAGMVAGSYKRNELVRIRHDSDSGPKPLKHLNGQTCQICGDTVGLTASGDVFVACNECAFPVCRPCYEYERKDGNQACPQCKTRYKRHKGSPRVDGDDEEDDVDDLENEFNYTQGNSKARRQWQGEDADLSSSSRHEAQQPIPLLTSGQPVSGEIPSAISDNQSVRTTSGPLGPSEKHVHSLPYIDPKQPVQVRIVDPSKDLNSYGLGNVDWKERVEGWKLKQEKNMMQMTSRYAEGKGDIEGTGSNGEELQMADDARQPLSRVVPISSSHLTPYRVVIILRLIILGFFLQYRVTHPVKDAYPLWLTSIICEIWFALSWLLDQFPKWSPINRETYLDRLGLRFDREGEPSQLAPVDVFVSTVDPLKEPPLVTANTVLSILAVDYPVDKVSCYVSDDGSAMLTFESLSETAEFARKWVPFCKKHNIEPRAPEFYFAQKIDYLKDKIQPSFVKERRAMKREYEEFKVRINALVAKAQKMPEEGWTMQDGTPWPGNNSRDHPGMIQVFLGHSGGLDTDGNELPRLVYVSREKRPGFQHHKKAGAMNALIRVSAVLTNGAYLLNVDCDHYFNNSKALKEAMCFMMDPALGKKTCYVQFPQRFDGIDLHDRYANRNIVFFDINLKGLDGIQGPVYVGTGCCFNRQALYGYDPVLTEEDMEPNIIVKSCCGSRKKGKGGNKKYIDKKRAMQRTESTIPIFNMEDIEEGVEGYDDERSLLMSQKSLEKRFGQSPVFIAATFMEQGGIPPTTNPATLLKEAIHVISCGYEDKSEWGKEIGWIYGSVTEDILTGFKMHARGWISIYCMPPRPAFKGSAPINLSDRLNQVLRWALGSIEILLSRHCPLWYGYNGRMKLLERLAYINTIVYPLTSIPLLAYCMLPAFCLLTGKFIIPEISNFASMWFILLFVSIATTGILELRWSGVSIEDWWRNEQFWVIGGTSAHLFAVFQGLLKVLAGIDTNFTVTSKASDEDGDFTELYVFKWTSLLIPPTTVLIVNLVGIVAGVSYAINSGYQSWGPLFGKLFFAIWVIAHLYPFLKGLLGRQNRTPTIVIVWSILLASIFSLLWVRIDPFTSATAKAAANGQCGINC, from the exons ATGGAAGCAAATGCGGGCATGGTGGCTGGGTCTTACAAGCGGAACGAGCTGGTCCGGATTCGCCACGATTCCGATAGTGGG CCTAAGCCCTTAAAGCATTTGAATGGCCAAACATGTCAGATCTGTGGTGATACTGTTGGACTTACAGCTAGTGGTGATGTCTTTGTTGCTTGCAATGAGTGTGCGTTCCCTGTCTGTCGGCCTTGTTATGAGTACGAGCGGAAAGATGGGAACCAGGCTTGTCCCCAGTGCAAGACTAGATATAAGAGGCACAAAG GGAGTCCTCGAGTGGATGGAGATGATGAAGAGGATGATGTTGATGATCTAGAGAATGAGTTCAATTACACCCAAGGAAATAGCAAGGCAAGACGTCAGTGGCAGGGGGAAGATGCTGatctctcttcttcctctagaCATGAAGCTCAACAACCGATTCCCCTTCTCACCAGTGGGCAACCG GTGTCTGGTGAAATTCCATCTGCTATATCTGATAACCAATCTGTGCGAACCACATCAGGTCCCTTGGGCCCTTCAGAAAAGCATGTTCACTCCCTTCCTTATATTGATCCAAAGCAGCCAG TTCAAGTGAGAATTGTGGACCCATCAAAGGACCTGAATTCTTATGGACTTGGAAATGTTGACTGGAAGGAAAGGGTTGAAGGTTGGAAACTCAAACAGGAGAAAAATATGATGCAGATGACCAGTAGATACGCTGAAGGGAAGGGGGACATAGAAGGCACTGGTTCCAATGGAGAAGAACTCCAGAT GGCTGATGATGCTCGGCAACCTTTGAGCCGTGTGGTTCCTATTTCTTCTTCGCACCTGACGCCTTATCGTGTCGTTATCATACTGCGGCTTATTATTTTGGGCTTTTTCTTGCAATACCGTGTAACTCACCCAGTGAAAGATGCATACCCATTGTGGCTAACATCAATTATTTGTGAGATCTGGTTTGCTTTATCCTGGCTTCTGGATCAGTTCCCAAAATGGTCTCCCATCAACCGTGAGACCTATCTTGACAGGCTTGGATTGAG ATTTGATAGAGAAGGAGAACCATCGCAGCTGGCTCCAGTAGACGTTTTCGTTAGTACAGTGGATCCCCTTAAAGAGCCTCCTCTTGTAACAGCAAACACTGTTTTGTCCATACTTGCTGTGGATTATCCAGTCGACAAGGTTTCTTGCTATGTATCTGATGATGGGTCAGCAATGTTGACCTTTGAATCCCTTTCTGAAACTGCCGAGTTTGCAAGGAAGTGGGTGCCCTTCTGCAAGAAGCACAACATCGAGCCTAGGGCCCCTGAGTTTTACTTTGCCCAGAAAATTGATTACTTGAAAGACAAAATACAACCTTCATTTGTGAAAGAGCGCCGGGCAATGAAG AGAGAATATGAAGAATTCAAGGTACGGATCAATGCACTTGTTGCCAAAGCGCAGAAGATGCCAGAAGAAGGTTGGACAATGCAGGATGGCACTCCATGGCCTGGAAATAATTCTAGGGACCATCCTGGAATGATTCag GTGTTCTTAGGCCACAGTGGGGGGCTTGATACAGATGGAAATGAGCTACCTCgacttgtttatgtttctcGTGAGAAGCGACCTGGCTTCCAGCATCACAAGAAAGCCGGAGCAATGAATGCATTG ATCCGAGTTTCTGCTGTCCTAACCAATGGTGCATATCTGCTGAATGTCGACTGTGATCACTACTTTAATAATAGCAAAGCTCTTAAAGAAGCCATGTGTTTCATGATGGATCCTGCTCTTGGAAAAAAGACCTGTTATGTACAGTTTCCACAGCGTTTTGATGGCATTGACTTGCATGATCGATATGCTAACCGCAATATTGTCTTCTTTGAT ATCAACTTGAAAGGGCTGGATGGCATCCAGGGTCCTGTCTATGTGGGAACTGGTTGCTGTTTCAACAGGCAAGCTCTATATGGGTATGATCCAGTTTTAACTGAGGAAGACATGGAACCAAACATTATTGTCAAGAGTTGTTGTGGTtcaagaaagaagggaaagggTGGCAACAAGAAGTACATAGACAAGAAGAGGGCAATGCAAAGAACTGAATCCACCATTCCCATTTTCAATATGGAAGACATTGAGGAGGGTGTTGAAG GATATGATGATGAGAGATCGCTTCTTATGTCTCAGAAGAGCTTAGAGAAGCGTTTTGGTCAGTCTCCGGTTTTTATTGCAGCCACCTTCATGGAACAAGGAGGCATTCCCCCAACAACCAACCCTGCGACTCTTTTAAAGGAAGCAATCCATGTTATCAGCTGTGGATATGAAGACAAGAGTGAATGGGGAAAAGAG ATTGGTTGGATTTATGGTTCTGTCACAGAAGATATTTTAACTGGGTTTAAGATGCATGCTCGTGGTTGGATCTCAATCTATTGCATGCCTCCCCGCCCGGCATTTAAAGGTTCTGCTCCAATCAATCTTTCTGATCGGTTGAACCAGGTTCTTCGATGGGCCTTGGGATCAATTGAGATTTTGCTGAGTAGGCATTGCCCCTTGTGGTATGGCTACAATGGGAGAATGAAGCTTTTGGAGAGACTGGCATACATAAATACTATTGTGTACCCTCTTACCTCAATCCCACTGCTTGCTTACTGTATGCTTCCTGCCTTTTGCCTTCTCACGGGAAAATTCATCATTCCTGAG ATAAGTAATTTTGCTAGCATGTGGTTTATTCTCCTCTTTGTCTCCATTGCTACTACTGGAATTCTTGAGCTTAGGTGGAGTGGGGTCAGTATTGAGGACTGGTGGAGGAATGAGCAATTCTGGGTTATTGGTGGTACATCGGCCCATCTCTTTGCAGTATTCCAAGGGCTCTTGAAAGTGCTTGCTGGTATTGACACCAACTTCACTGTGACTTCAAAGGCATCTGATGAAGATGGGGATTTTACAGAGCTTTATGTGTTCAAATGGACATCACTTCTCATCCCTCCAACCACGGTCCTAATTGTGAACTTGGTCGGCATTGTGGCTGGTGTTTCATATGCCATTAACAGTGGATACCAGTCTTGGGGTCCCCTCTTTGGTAAGCTGTTCTTTGCCATATGGGTCATTGCCCATCTGTATCCTTTCCTGAAGGGTTTGTTGGGTCGGCAAAATCGTACCCCAACAATTGTCATTGTCTGGTCCATACTCCTTGCTTCCATTTTCTCCTTATTATGGGTGCGGATCGACCCGTTCACCTCCGCCACTGCAAAGGCTGCAGCAAACGGTCAATGTGGCATTAATTGTTAG
- the LOC133871272 gene encoding transcription factor HY5 has translation MQEQATSSIAASSLPSSSERSSSSALQLEIKEGLESDEEIRRVPEIGGESAGTSASGRDTGSVAGPDRVQASGEGQKKRGRSPADKESKRLKRLLRNRVSAQQARERKKAYLTELETRVKELEKKNSELEERQSTLQNENQMLRHILKNTTAGRKGGSSGANGHDGS, from the exons ATGCAAGAGCAGGCAACAAGTTCCATTGCGGCGAGTTCTCTGCCGTCAAGCAGTGAAAGATCTTCGAGCTCCGCTCTTCAACTTGAAATCAAAGAAG GCCTTGAGAGTGATGAGGAGATCAGGAGGGTTCCGGAGATAGGTGGTGAATCTGCAGGAACCTCAGCCTCGGGCCGAGACACCGGTTCAGTGGCCGGTCCAGACCGGGTTCAAGCCTCAGGGGAAGGTCAGAAGAAGAGAGGCCGAAGTCCAGCTGACAAGGAAAGCAAGCGGCTGAAGAG GTTGCTAAGGAATAGAGTGTCAGCACAGCAAGCAAGGGAGAGGAAGAAGGCATACTTGACTGAGTTGGAAACGAGGGTGAAAGAGTTGGAGAAGAAGAACTCTGAGCTTGAAGAGAGGCAGTCTACCTTGCAGAATGAGAATCAGATGCTTAGACAT ATATTGAAGAACACAACAGCAGGCAGGAAAGGAGGAAGTAGTGGTGCTAATGGCCATGATGGGTCTTGA